The following are encoded together in the Capsulimonas corticalis genome:
- a CDS encoding four-helix bundle copper-binding protein codes for MPACAACVRCVRCAQACEACHDACLSEQEVTMMAECVRRDKDCAEICWSAAGFLSRGSRFVEAVCRVCVAICAAECAKHEAEHCQRCVRECQQCADECRQMAA; via the coding sequence ATGCCTGCGTGCGCTGCCTGCGTGCGCTGCGTGCGCTGCGCGCAGGCGTGTGAAGCCTGTCATGACGCTTGCTTGAGCGAACAGGAAGTCACGATGATGGCGGAGTGTGTTCGCCGGGATAAAGACTGCGCGGAGATCTGCTGGAGCGCCGCCGGTTTCCTGAGCCGGGGATCCCGGTTCGTGGAGGCAGTTTGCCGGGTGTGCGTTGCGATCTGCGCCGCCGAATGCGCGAAGCATGAAGCGGAGCATTGTCAGCGCTGCGTGCGGGAATGCCAACAGTGTGCTGACGAGTGCCGCCAGATGGCGGCGTAG
- a CDS encoding alpha/beta fold hydrolase has protein sequence MLEREVAARIPAACLSVIPATGHLSPLEAPDAVAQTLRKFIATLAPVSGA, from the coding sequence ATGCTTGAGCGCGAAGTCGCCGCGCGTATCCCCGCCGCCTGCCTGAGCGTCATTCCGGCCACCGGGCATCTTTCACCTCTTGAAGCGCCGGACGCCGTTGCCCAAACGCTGAGGAAATTCATCGCGACGCTCGCTCCTGTTTCAGGAGCATAA
- a CDS encoding alpha/beta fold hydrolase, translated as MTSVTAKHKANGVFLSVREQGRGDALALVFLHYYGGSGRTWDLVASSLADEFRCIAPDLRGWGDSEAPTSGYTVDDMADDIEALAAVMKIGSYVLVGHSMGGKAAQALASRRPLGLRALVLITPSPPTPEPMTATGRTRLAQSYGDRDAARETLREITALPLTPALADQVIEDNLRCSRAAWMAWLEIGSWRRYLRTRVVDRISHAGCRRRRRSCHAQGHA; from the coding sequence ATGACATCCGTGACAGCGAAACATAAAGCAAACGGCGTATTTCTCAGTGTGCGAGAGCAGGGGAGGGGAGACGCTCTCGCTCTGGTCTTTCTGCACTATTACGGCGGCTCTGGAAGGACCTGGGACTTGGTTGCGTCGTCTCTTGCGGACGAATTTCGGTGCATCGCGCCGGACTTGCGTGGGTGGGGAGACTCAGAGGCCCCGACGTCCGGCTATACGGTCGACGATATGGCGGACGACATCGAGGCTTTGGCGGCTGTCATGAAGATCGGGAGTTATGTTCTGGTCGGACACTCGATGGGAGGCAAGGCCGCGCAGGCACTGGCGTCGCGCCGGCCATTGGGGCTGCGAGCGCTCGTGCTGATCACGCCATCGCCGCCGACACCAGAACCGATGACCGCAACCGGTCGAACGCGGCTGGCGCAAAGCTACGGAGACCGCGATGCCGCGCGGGAGACTCTGCGCGAAATCACGGCTCTGCCTCTGACGCCGGCGCTCGCGGATCAGGTAATTGAAGACAATCTGCGCTGCTCACGCGCCGCCTGGATGGCCTGGCTGGAGATTGGAAGCTGGCGAAGATATCTCCGCACGCGTGTCGTCGATCGAATTTCCCACGCAGGTTGTCGCCGGCGGCGCCGATCCTGTCATGCACAAGGCCATGCTTGA
- a CDS encoding SDR family NAD(P)-dependent oxidoreductase, with the protein MRFSDKVCIVSGGGSGIGKATCVQMAREGGKVAVADISDDGAQTVLDIEKDGGEAIFIKTDVSHSGQVQAAVQAAVDNWGKIDVVVNDAAMMTFTPIVDLPDEDFDRVLAVNVRSVFLFCKYAVPHMRPGSAIVNISSVHAHETTKNVVPYAASKGAMEAFTRGFSEELVSRKIRINCVAPGSVDTPMLWNNPNIKSGAEKITGAVGKPEDIASAVCFMASSEAKFVNGTTLIVDGGRLDIL; encoded by the coding sequence ATGAGATTTTCCGATAAAGTGTGTATTGTGTCGGGCGGAGGATCAGGTATTGGGAAGGCGACGTGCGTGCAGATGGCGCGCGAGGGCGGCAAGGTCGCCGTCGCCGATATCAGCGATGACGGCGCCCAGACAGTCCTGGATATCGAGAAGGACGGCGGCGAAGCGATTTTCATTAAGACGGATGTTTCTCATTCTGGGCAGGTTCAGGCGGCCGTGCAGGCGGCTGTGGATAATTGGGGCAAAATCGATGTCGTGGTCAATGACGCGGCGATGATGACATTCACTCCAATCGTTGACCTGCCGGACGAAGATTTCGATAGAGTCCTCGCGGTCAACGTACGCTCCGTTTTTCTTTTCTGCAAATATGCGGTTCCCCACATGAGGCCAGGATCGGCGATCGTAAACATCAGTTCAGTCCACGCCCATGAGACCACAAAGAACGTGGTTCCGTATGCAGCGAGCAAGGGCGCCATGGAGGCGTTCACGCGCGGCTTTTCGGAGGAACTGGTGTCGCGAAAGATTCGCATCAACTGCGTCGCTCCCGGCTCCGTAGATACTCCCATGCTCTGGAACAATCCCAATATCAAGAGCGGAGCGGAGAAGATCACCGGCGCGGTCGGCAAGCCTGAGGATATCGCGAGCGCCGTCTGTTTTATGGCCTCCTCCGAGGCGAAGTTTGTTAACGGCACGACACTGATCGTGGATGGCGGACGTCTCGATATTCTATGA
- a CDS encoding family 1 glycosylhydrolase: MREMGIEPITDLCHFGVPDWIGGFDNNDWPQYFAEYARAFTKRYPWVRYYTPVNEIFAAAEFSGQFGWWNERGQSDRSFVQALHNLCKANVLAMRAILETRGDAVVIQSESSEYFHPEGPSVLAQANVLNEKRFLSLDLTYGHPVNEVMYEYLMDNGLTREQYHWFKEHHVKANCVMGNDYYVTNEHLVHEDGSTSGAGEIFGYYVITHQYYQRYRLPVMHTETNLQDSERAPGWLRKEWANLFRLRQDGVPIVGFTWYSLTDQVDWDSALRDDKGSVNPVGLYDLDRRIRPVGEEYRKLIRQWRDILPTGVYSLNLT, encoded by the coding sequence ATGCGTGAGATGGGCATCGAGCCAATCACGGACCTCTGTCACTTTGGCGTGCCCGATTGGATCGGCGGCTTCGACAACAACGATTGGCCGCAGTATTTCGCGGAGTACGCGCGCGCTTTCACCAAGCGATATCCCTGGGTTCGCTACTATACTCCAGTCAACGAAATCTTCGCCGCCGCCGAGTTCTCCGGCCAGTTCGGCTGGTGGAACGAGCGCGGACAAAGCGACCGCAGTTTCGTCCAGGCTCTGCATAACCTGTGCAAGGCCAACGTGCTGGCGATGCGCGCGATCCTAGAAACGCGGGGCGACGCCGTCGTCATTCAAAGCGAATCCTCCGAATACTTTCACCCCGAGGGGCCAAGTGTTCTGGCGCAGGCGAATGTCCTCAATGAAAAGCGATTTCTCTCTCTGGATCTGACCTACGGACACCCGGTCAATGAAGTCATGTACGAGTATCTCATGGACAACGGCCTCACTCGCGAGCAGTACCACTGGTTTAAAGAACATCACGTGAAGGCCAACTGCGTGATGGGAAACGATTATTACGTGACCAATGAGCATCTGGTACACGAAGATGGGAGCACGTCTGGGGCGGGAGAGATCTTCGGCTACTACGTAATCACGCACCAGTACTACCAGCGTTACCGCCTGCCAGTGATGCACACCGAGACGAATCTTCAGGACAGCGAGCGCGCTCCGGGCTGGCTGCGCAAGGAATGGGCCAATCTTTTCCGGCTGCGTCAGGACGGTGTTCCGATCGTCGGGTTCACCTGGTACAGCCTCACGGATCAGGTCGATTGGGACAGTGCGCTGCGTGATGACAAAGGCAGCGTCAACCCGGTCGGTCTGTACGATCTAGACCGAAGAATACGTCCGGTCGGCGAGGAGTACCGTAAACTGATCCGGCAATGGCGAGACATCCTGCCAACAGGCGTCTACAGTTTAAACTTGACATAG
- a CDS encoding NAD(P)/FAD-dependent oxidoreductase has translation MEHKKTGTALAALLAAGACAAYSYGRMQKRRREVQSIPKGAKIVILGAGFAGIHVARELMRLIPPEKNADIVLVDQNDFLLFTPMLTETAGGSVDAQHIVARIRNMAPGVRFQQGRVTSVDLETKRVTIEVGGEDGIPAAMRDLEADHLVIALGSCSNFRGTPGVQEHALTVKTVGDAAAIRGRIEALLERATDEPDEEIRRALLTIVVAGGGYSGVETMAAVNDLLRDSMRDYPTLKPAQARTILMDLGDRLLPELGEKLASYAQRELEHRGVAVRLKTGITGAGDGYVEIKGGERIASHTLIWAAGVKPSPIVEALDITQGRHGGIIVDGSCAAQGRPGVWALGDCAEIPHPDGKGTYAPTAQNAMREGTLTARNIVAALRGEPTKPFVYTPMGEMALVGRYTGVARVFGLQFSGPLAWAMWRCVYLAKMPGLGKRARILADWTLDAIFGREGADSIATRGARKLEAPGAYED, from the coding sequence ATGGAACACAAAAAAACGGGCACAGCGCTGGCCGCGCTGCTGGCGGCAGGCGCATGCGCGGCCTACAGTTACGGGCGGATGCAAAAGCGACGGCGTGAGGTTCAGTCTATTCCGAAGGGCGCAAAGATCGTGATTTTAGGAGCCGGATTCGCCGGCATTCATGTGGCGCGGGAGTTGATGCGGCTCATACCGCCGGAGAAGAACGCGGACATCGTGCTGGTCGATCAAAACGATTTTCTCCTATTTACCCCAATGCTGACGGAAACAGCAGGCGGAAGCGTCGACGCGCAGCATATTGTCGCGCGTATCCGGAATATGGCGCCGGGCGTTCGCTTCCAGCAGGGACGCGTGACCAGCGTAGACCTGGAAACAAAGCGTGTAACGATCGAAGTCGGGGGCGAAGACGGTATTCCTGCGGCGATGCGCGATCTCGAAGCGGACCATCTGGTGATCGCCTTGGGCTCCTGCTCCAACTTTCGCGGCACACCCGGGGTTCAGGAACACGCGCTAACGGTCAAGACGGTCGGCGACGCCGCAGCGATTCGAGGCCGCATTGAGGCGCTGCTGGAGCGGGCAACCGACGAGCCGGACGAGGAAATACGCCGGGCGCTGCTCACCATTGTCGTCGCCGGTGGAGGTTACTCTGGGGTCGAGACCATGGCGGCGGTGAACGACCTGCTGCGCGACAGCATGCGTGACTACCCCACCCTGAAGCCGGCGCAGGCCCGGACGATCCTCATGGATCTCGGCGACCGGCTGCTGCCCGAGCTTGGCGAAAAACTGGCATCTTACGCGCAGCGCGAGCTGGAGCATCGCGGCGTCGCCGTGCGCCTGAAGACCGGGATCACCGGCGCGGGCGACGGTTATGTGGAGATCAAGGGAGGCGAAAGAATTGCGTCGCATACGTTGATCTGGGCGGCGGGGGTAAAGCCTAGTCCCATCGTGGAGGCGCTTGACATCACGCAAGGCCGGCATGGCGGCATCATCGTCGACGGTTCGTGCGCCGCTCAGGGCCGCCCAGGCGTCTGGGCTTTAGGCGACTGCGCCGAAATCCCCCATCCGGATGGCAAGGGAACATACGCCCCGACCGCACAAAACGCAATGCGAGAGGGAACCTTGACGGCGCGAAACATTGTGGCGGCCTTGCGCGGCGAGCCGACCAAACCATTCGTTTACACGCCAATGGGGGAGATGGCCTTAGTTGGCCGATACACGGGTGTGGCGCGCGTCTTTGGCCTGCAATTCTCCGGGCCGCTGGCCTGGGCGATGTGGCGGTGCGTTTACCTGGCCAAGATGCCGGGACTAGGCAAGCGGGCTCGGATTTTGGCGGACTGGACTCTGGACGCCATATTTGGGCGAGAGGGCGCCGATTCGATCGCGACGCGAGGAGCTCGAAAATTGGAAGCGCCAGGCGCGTATGAAGACTGA
- a CDS encoding IS256 family transposase, whose amino-acid sequence MVDKVPKPKRVTKADQIYQNSLFSKDQVKQFIHDGNLRLVEDVQSALKDLFGQALQAMLEGEMDHHLGYEKNGKSSPCNASIENEPTKSASNLLGSNNRRNGYGGKKVRSEYGDISLSVPRDREAEFEPEIVKKRQKTVTGIEDQILALYAKRMSTRDTHDHLEHLYGIEVSPTFISNFTDKVLLLIQVWQSRPLAPIYALVFLDAIHFKVRQDGRIISKAAYIMIGVDLDGMKDVLGIWIGEAESAKFWLSTLSEIQSRGTEDILICCTDNLTGFSEAIAAVYPSALIQKCIVHQVRNSLRYVSYKDAKAVVASMRAIYTSASQTLALVALGRFEQEWGKTYPLAVAPWRRNWAELSTFFGFAPELRKVMYTTNMIEGYNRQLRKVTKGKSVFPTDQSLLNMLFLVTRDVQRKWTMRIAHWGQILTQLSIVFEGRGKLND is encoded by the coding sequence ATGGTAGACAAAGTTCCCAAACCCAAGCGCGTTACGAAGGCCGATCAGATTTATCAGAATAGTCTCTTTTCGAAGGATCAGGTCAAGCAGTTCATCCACGATGGCAATCTTCGGTTGGTCGAGGATGTTCAGTCCGCTTTGAAAGATTTGTTCGGTCAGGCGCTCCAGGCGATGCTCGAAGGCGAGATGGATCATCATCTGGGATACGAGAAAAATGGCAAATCCTCGCCCTGCAATGCTTCGATCGAGAATGAGCCGACAAAATCGGCTTCCAATCTTCTTGGCTCTAACAATCGCCGCAATGGTTATGGCGGCAAGAAAGTGCGCAGCGAATATGGCGACATTTCCCTGTCCGTGCCGCGCGACCGTGAAGCCGAGTTCGAGCCTGAGATCGTCAAGAAGCGGCAGAAAACGGTCACGGGCATCGAAGACCAAATCCTGGCGCTCTACGCCAAACGGATGAGCACCCGCGATACTCATGACCATTTGGAGCACCTCTACGGGATCGAAGTCTCGCCCACATTCATCAGTAATTTCACCGATAAAGTTCTATTGCTGATCCAGGTATGGCAGAGCCGCCCGCTCGCTCCTATCTATGCCCTGGTTTTTCTGGATGCGATCCACTTCAAGGTTCGCCAGGACGGACGGATCATTAGCAAAGCGGCTTACATTATGATCGGCGTCGATCTGGATGGCATGAAAGACGTGCTGGGCATCTGGATCGGTGAGGCGGAGAGCGCGAAGTTCTGGCTGTCCACTCTTTCCGAAATCCAGAGCCGTGGAACCGAAGACATCCTGATCTGTTGCACGGACAACCTGACGGGTTTCTCGGAAGCCATTGCGGCGGTCTATCCGAGCGCCCTGATCCAGAAGTGCATCGTCCATCAGGTGCGCAATAGTCTTCGCTACGTCTCCTACAAGGATGCTAAAGCGGTCGTGGCGTCGATGCGCGCGATCTATACTTCGGCTTCGCAAACGTTGGCTCTGGTCGCTTTGGGTCGGTTCGAGCAGGAGTGGGGCAAGACTTATCCGCTGGCCGTGGCTCCCTGGCGCAGGAATTGGGCGGAGCTTTCCACGTTCTTCGGGTTCGCTCCCGAGCTTCGCAAAGTGATGTACACGACGAACATGATCGAAGGCTACAACCGCCAGCTCCGCAAGGTGACCAAAGGCAAGAGCGTGTTTCCCACGGATCAGTCGCTGCTCAATATGCTGTTTCTGGTAACGCGCGACGTTCAGCGCAAATGGACGATGCGGATCGCCCACTGGGGGCAAATCCTGACGCAACTATCGATTGTTTTCGAGGGACGGGGCAAACTCAACGACTAA
- a CDS encoding sugar porter family MFS transporter has protein sequence MASKTQNLVATKPQAHGMRLVYLATAVAALGGMLFGYDIGVISGAILFIKKEFHLSPGMEEIVVSSVLLGSLVGAAGGGLLADRLGRRRLLIAAAIVFAIGAVSAALAPGVLWLIAARLVAGASIGVASFVAPLYISEIAPVEIRGRLVAINQVALTVGIVISYAVDYAFAAAEAWRWMFALAVIPAAAFGIGLLFIPNSPRWLVTRGRLDEARDVLKLIRRSEQVEGELRDIQKSVGQQKANWSELLRPLLRSAMIVGIGLAVLQQITGINTVIYYAPTIFKFAGLSSTSMAILASVGVGIVNVIFTVVAMQLIDRVGRRPLLLVSLAGMTLSLIALGLAFALPKLSGCLGWIAVVSLMVYVGSFAVGLGPVFWLLLSEIYPLNIRGSAMSVGTVANWSANLLVAVSFLTLTHSLGKPATFWLFGGISLVAWFFAFYLVPETKGKTLEQIEAHFRSGKSARAL, from the coding sequence ATGGCGAGTAAGACTCAGAACCTTGTCGCGACCAAGCCTCAGGCGCACGGGATGCGTTTGGTCTATCTTGCCACCGCTGTCGCGGCGCTTGGCGGCATGCTGTTTGGATACGACATCGGCGTAATCTCCGGAGCGATCCTGTTTATCAAGAAAGAATTCCATCTGTCCCCAGGGATGGAGGAGATCGTTGTCAGTTCGGTGTTACTGGGCTCACTTGTCGGCGCCGCTGGCGGAGGATTGCTAGCCGACCGACTTGGCCGGCGCAGACTGCTGATTGCCGCTGCTATCGTTTTCGCGATCGGTGCCGTCAGCGCGGCTCTGGCGCCAGGCGTCCTGTGGCTGATCGCCGCCCGACTCGTTGCCGGTGCCTCCATCGGCGTCGCGTCGTTTGTCGCGCCGCTTTACATCTCGGAGATCGCGCCGGTCGAAATCCGGGGCAGACTTGTCGCCATCAATCAGGTCGCTCTTACCGTCGGCATCGTCATCTCCTATGCCGTCGACTACGCGTTTGCGGCGGCAGAGGCGTGGCGGTGGATGTTTGCGCTGGCGGTCATCCCGGCCGCCGCGTTCGGCATCGGGCTTCTGTTTATTCCCAACAGTCCGCGATGGCTTGTCACGCGCGGACGCCTGGATGAGGCCCGCGATGTGCTCAAGCTAATCCGCAGGTCAGAACAGGTCGAGGGCGAACTCAGAGATATTCAGAAGAGTGTGGGACAGCAAAAGGCAAACTGGTCTGAGTTGCTCAGGCCACTCTTACGTTCGGCAATGATTGTGGGTATCGGACTGGCGGTTCTGCAGCAAATTACCGGCATCAACACAGTCATTTATTACGCCCCGACCATTTTTAAGTTCGCGGGGTTATCTTCGACTTCCATGGCGATTCTCGCAAGCGTCGGTGTGGGGATCGTCAACGTCATATTCACCGTCGTGGCGATGCAGCTCATCGACCGGGTTGGACGCCGTCCGCTCCTGCTGGTCAGCCTCGCGGGAATGACGCTCAGCCTCATCGCATTGGGACTAGCGTTTGCGCTTCCGAAGCTGTCCGGCTGCCTGGGATGGATCGCCGTGGTGAGCCTCATGGTGTACGTCGGTTCGTTCGCGGTAGGGCTGGGGCCGGTCTTCTGGCTGCTTCTCTCCGAGATTTATCCCCTAAATATCCGTGGCAGCGCGATGAGCGTTGGTACGGTCGCCAACTGGAGCGCCAACTTACTCGTCGCCGTGTCGTTTTTGACGCTCACCCACAGCCTTGGTAAACCGGCCACTTTCTGGCTGTTCGGCGGTATCAGCCTGGTTGCATGGTTCTTTGCATTTTATCTAGTGCCGGAGACGAAGGGCAAGACTCTCGAACAGATCGAAGCGCACTTTCGATCAGGAAAGTCGGCGCGGGCGTTATGA
- a CDS encoding PP2C family protein-serine/threonine phosphatase: MIDPPTISNDLSCGAPFALDTHPTLATAETSTDALKVSELRYRRLFEAARDGILLLEADHGRITDANPFMTELLGYSHDELLGKELWEIGLIKDQKASRDAFQKLKQHGSIRYENLPLVFRGSETRQVEFVSNLYQEGSETVIQCNIRDITHRKKAEAELVATATKNERIAATLQRAMLQSSPSGKFPGLLVETLYEAALHEAEVGGDFFDAFALSECEVALVVGDVSGKGLFAAGRTAEVKYALRAFLHEYHSPEIALAHLNEIVRETHRLDKNNEETFIILALVVVNIATGEARFSSAGAEATLILRASGAVEQIECRGMPLGVKSDETYILASRLLAPRETVLMATDGITEARRGLSFLGIAGMAALAEKGGPHASSLDLIRSIYDGAREFAGGHLRDDVCLLLARRQ, from the coding sequence ATGATCGACCCGCCCACAATATCGAATGATCTGTCCTGCGGCGCGCCGTTTGCCTTGGACACCCACCCGACGCTGGCTACGGCGGAGACCAGCACGGATGCCTTGAAGGTCTCGGAACTGCGATACCGGCGTCTCTTTGAGGCGGCTCGCGACGGCATCCTGTTGCTAGAAGCCGATCATGGGCGGATTACCGACGCTAACCCCTTCATGACCGAGCTGCTAGGCTACTCTCATGATGAGCTGCTGGGCAAGGAACTCTGGGAGATCGGTCTGATCAAGGACCAGAAAGCCAGTCGAGACGCTTTTCAAAAATTGAAACAGCATGGTTCTATCCGGTACGAGAATTTGCCTCTGGTGTTTCGAGGATCTGAGACACGTCAAGTGGAGTTCGTTAGCAATCTCTACCAGGAAGGCAGCGAAACGGTAATTCAGTGCAATATCCGCGACATTACCCACCGAAAGAAGGCGGAAGCTGAACTCGTCGCCACCGCCACCAAAAACGAACGCATCGCCGCGACGCTGCAGCGCGCCATGCTGCAGTCGTCCCCATCAGGTAAGTTTCCCGGACTCTTGGTAGAGACGCTCTATGAGGCGGCGCTTCACGAAGCAGAGGTTGGCGGCGACTTTTTTGACGCCTTCGCCTTGAGTGAGTGCGAGGTCGCGCTGGTTGTCGGTGACGTGTCAGGCAAGGGGTTGTTCGCCGCTGGGCGCACGGCTGAGGTCAAATATGCACTGCGCGCTTTCCTGCATGAATATCATTCTCCGGAGATTGCCCTGGCCCATCTCAACGAAATCGTTCGCGAAACGCACCGGCTCGATAAGAATAACGAGGAAACGTTCATTATCCTGGCTCTGGTCGTCGTGAATATCGCCACCGGTGAAGCCCGATTCTCCTCAGCCGGCGCTGAGGCTACTCTGATCTTGCGGGCGAGCGGCGCGGTGGAGCAGATTGAGTGCCGAGGCATGCCTCTTGGCGTCAAGTCGGACGAGACATATATTTTGGCCAGTCGCCTGCTTGCGCCTAGGGAGACAGTTTTGATGGCGACCGATGGAATTACTGAGGCGCGGCGTGGACTTTCGTTTTTAGGTATCGCGGGGATGGCGGCGCTTGCGGAAAAGGGCGGACCGCACGCCTCATCACTCGACCTGATCCGATCCATTTATGACGGCGCACGGGAATTCGCCGGTGGCCACTTGCGCGACGATGTTTGTCTGTTGCTCGCCCGTCGTCAATAA
- a CDS encoding general stress protein — translation MASFRTHVEAEAAVRRLAADGILVARISIIGRNFETREDIQGFYKPSDAALAGARQGAWFGGIFGLMLGAMGFFVFPVVGALWVMGPLSGFIAGAVGGAGVGALIDGLIASGVARDQALKYRDRLQAGEFLVVAHGGLGDTARAHEILKGTDQMHLETHTAT, via the coding sequence ATCGCCAGTTTTCGAACTCACGTCGAGGCAGAAGCCGCCGTCCGACGGCTCGCCGCAGACGGCATTCTCGTGGCCAGGATCTCGATTATCGGACGTAATTTTGAAACACGTGAGGATATCCAGGGCTTCTATAAGCCCTCGGACGCCGCGCTTGCGGGCGCACGGCAAGGCGCCTGGTTCGGCGGGATTTTTGGCTTGATGCTGGGGGCGATGGGTTTCTTCGTGTTCCCTGTGGTTGGCGCCTTATGGGTTATGGGACCTCTCTCCGGGTTCATCGCCGGCGCTGTTGGCGGAGCTGGAGTTGGCGCACTTATTGACGGGTTAATTGCCTCTGGAGTCGCGAGAGATCAAGCTCTAAAATATCGGGACCGCCTCCAGGCCGGCGAGTTTCTTGTGGTCGCCCATGGTGGCCTGGGCGACACTGCCCGGGCTCATGAAATCCTGAAAGGCACCGATCAAATGCATCTTGAGACACACACCGCAACTTAG
- a CDS encoding PRC-barrel domain-containing protein: MLIQVKDLHGNALRALDGEIGKIDEILFDEEQWTVRYLIVDTGGWLDGRKVLIAPAALGVLDWDLRVLNVNLTRDQIEKSPGIETNEPVSRQWETEYYDYYAWPFYWGGMGLTGGTGVPGAVMVAKENEAGMSPQAENERARGHESARDRGDPHLRSTKEVSGYKIAAQDGHIGHVEDFIVDDTVWKLRFLAVDTRDWWPGKKVLLPHDWIGLTIWVDHTVTVDITCDQVRNAPEWDSGKPISPQFEEELLAYYTRQRRAPSEMLSGRMTSAVEVETSSR, from the coding sequence ATGTTAATCCAAGTCAAAGATCTGCATGGAAATGCCCTTCGGGCGCTTGATGGGGAAATCGGAAAAATCGATGAAATCCTGTTCGATGAAGAGCAGTGGACGGTCCGTTACCTGATCGTGGACACGGGAGGGTGGCTTGATGGCCGTAAGGTACTGATCGCGCCTGCCGCGCTGGGTGTATTGGATTGGGATCTCCGCGTGCTCAACGTCAATTTAACTCGCGACCAGATTGAAAAGAGCCCGGGAATTGAAACGAATGAGCCCGTGTCGCGCCAATGGGAGACGGAGTATTACGACTATTACGCATGGCCATTCTATTGGGGCGGCATGGGCCTCACCGGCGGAACGGGCGTTCCGGGGGCGGTGATGGTGGCCAAAGAGAACGAAGCCGGCATGTCGCCGCAGGCCGAGAACGAGAGAGCAAGGGGCCACGAGTCGGCGCGTGACCGGGGTGATCCGCATCTTCGCAGCACCAAGGAAGTCAGTGGATATAAAATCGCTGCGCAGGACGGCCATATCGGCCATGTCGAGGACTTCATCGTCGATGATACCGTATGGAAACTGCGTTTCCTTGCGGTAGATACACGCGACTGGTGGCCAGGGAAAAAGGTTCTGCTTCCGCATGACTGGATCGGACTGACGATCTGGGTAGACCACACCGTGACGGTGGACATTACGTGCGATCAGGTTCGAAATGCGCCCGAGTGGGATTCCGGTAAGCCGATCAGCCCTCAATTCGAGGAGGAATTGCTCGCTTACTATACCCGGCAGCGCCGTGCGCCTTCGGAAATGTTGTCAGGCCGAATGACATCCGCTGTCGAAGTCGAAACAAGCAGCCGTTGA
- a CDS encoding SPFH domain-containing protein, whose product MSALAVIVILGVRLSISFAIGGPSPGLPNITAGVLAFVLACIVYSSLQVANQWDKAVVLRLGRFQALRGPGLFFIVPVVDFIVYWIDTRVITMSFKAEKTLTKDTVDVDAVLFWKVLDPQKAALDVADYQAAVGWACQTALRDVIGKTMLADMLEGRDTISARLQMIIDDRTEPWGITVISVEVKDVLIPPSLESAMSMQAQVERERQARVILGDSERQVPEKFGEASKTYANNPVAFHLRAMNMLYEGLKQNSTIVIVPSTAVESMQLGGLAGLTALTMGIGQEGAKAAPMETPAPVAANGLAHANGVTPIADAELLGTSPM is encoded by the coding sequence TTGTCAGCATTAGCGGTCATCGTTATCTTAGGCGTGAGACTGAGTATTTCCTTCGCCATCGGCGGGCCGTCGCCTGGCTTGCCAAATATCACGGCTGGCGTACTGGCGTTTGTTTTAGCGTGTATTGTGTACTCGTCCCTCCAGGTCGCCAATCAGTGGGACAAGGCGGTGGTCCTGCGCCTGGGGCGCTTCCAGGCCTTGCGGGGACCGGGGCTGTTCTTCATCGTTCCCGTTGTGGATTTCATTGTGTACTGGATCGATACGCGGGTGATCACGATGTCGTTTAAGGCGGAAAAGACGCTGACGAAAGATACGGTGGACGTGGACGCAGTTCTCTTCTGGAAGGTTCTGGATCCTCAGAAGGCGGCCCTGGATGTGGCGGACTATCAGGCGGCGGTTGGCTGGGCGTGCCAGACGGCCCTGCGCGATGTTATCGGCAAGACGATGCTCGCCGATATGCTGGAGGGTAGGGACACGATCAGCGCTCGGTTACAGATGATCATCGACGACCGTACGGAGCCCTGGGGCATTACGGTGATCTCCGTGGAAGTCAAGGATGTCTTGATTCCGCCGTCGCTGGAGAGCGCGATGTCGATGCAAGCTCAAGTAGAACGGGAGCGTCAGGCGCGCGTTATCCTCGGCGACTCGGAGCGGCAGGTGCCCGAGAAGTTCGGTGAAGCGTCCAAGACCTACGCCAATAATCCCGTCGCGTTCCACTTGCGAGCGATGAACATGCTGTATGAAGGTCTGAAACAGAACTCGACCATCGTCATCGTTCCCAGCACGGCGGTCGAATCCATGCAGCTCGGCGGTCTTGCGGGTTTGACGGCATTGACGATGGGGATAGGGCAGGAGGGCGCAAAAGCCGCTCCGATGGAAACACCGGCTCCGGTGGCCGCAAACGGATTAGCGCACGCGAACGGAGTGACGCCCATAGCGGACGCCGAGCTTTTAGGAACGTCGCCAATGTAA